In Coregonus clupeaformis isolate EN_2021a chromosome 5, ASM2061545v1, whole genome shotgun sequence, the sequence tgggagcaattattaggaaatagaagacatacaagaccactgataatctccctcaatctggggctccacgcaagatctcaccctgtggggtcaaaatgatcacaagaacggtgagcaaaaatcccagaaccacacggggggacctagtgaatgacctgcagagagctgggaccaaagtaacaaagcctaccatcagtaacacactatgccgccagggactcaaatcctgcagtgcaagacgtgtccccctgcttaagccagtacatgtccaggcccgtctgaagtgtgctagagtgcatttggatgatccagaagaggattgggagaatgtcatatggtcagatgaaaccaaaatataactttttggtaaaaactcaactcgtcgtgtttggaggacaaagaatgctgagttgcatccaaagaacaccatacctactgtgaagcatgggggtggaaacatcatgctttggggctgtttttctgcaaagggaccaggacgactgatccgtgtaaaggaaagaatgaatggggccatgtatcgtgagattttgagtgaaaacctccttccatcagcaagggcattgaagatgaaacgtggctgggtctttcagcatgacaatgatcccaaacacaccgcccgggcaacgaaggagtggcttcataagaagcatttcaaggtcctggagtggcctagccagtctccagatctcaaccccatagaaaatctttggagggagttgaaagtccgtgttgcccagcgacagccccaaaacatcactgctctagagatctgcatggaggaatgggccaaaataacagcaacagtgtgtgaaaaccttgtgaagacttacagaaaacgtttgacctgtgtcattgccaacaaagggtatataacaaagtattgagaaacttttgttattgaccaaatacttattttccaccataatttgcaaataaattcattaaaaatcctacaatgtgatttcctggatttttttttctcattttgtctgtcatagttgacgtgtacctatgatgaagattacaggcctctcatctttttaagtgggagaacttgcacaattggtggctgactaaatacttttttcccccactgtaacatgTAGTTAATTTGGTTGAATGCCAAACATGCCATTCATTTCATAACGTATTGTTTTCATGCACAATATCTAATCAGTTTGAGTACTGTTTCTGTAAACTGTAAATCAGTTTCTGCCTTTTCTGGGCATCTATAAATTGATAAAAGTGCCCTATAATATCAGAGAAAGCAAGGTTTTCCGAGATAACGTTTGCTCTTTTGTTCATGGGATGTGTGTTATGCTGACCCCTTTATGAGGCTTGAATGAAACATCCTTCACATGATGTGTAAAGGACTGAAGGTTGTCTGTCTAATGCTCCAGGGTTATTTTTAACACCCACAAATCCTCAATCTCAAAAATGTGGAGCGCTAATGGAAAAGGAAATAATGGctggaaaataaatacaaatctagaTGTGACCAATATGTCCCTGTTTAATTAAGATGACCAGCCACAGACcatccactgggcacacactggttgaatcatcgttgtttccacgtcatttcaatgaaattacgttgaaccaacatggaatagacattgaattgacgtctgtgcccagtgggcactGACGTGTGCTGAGTGACGACATTTAAACATTTGCCTTATCTACAGTTATGCAGAATAAGAGGATGTTATATGTGTGAAGTCTTCTTCTTTTCTCCATCAAAAACATACACTTGCTtttattttctttgtttttaatctctcaaaaataaagcaaactacACCATGATCAAGCACTTTTTTCAGGAGGGAGAGTGGAGTTGAGTTGCCAGGTGAGTGGTACAGGTTCTCCATAACTCCCCCGCATTGGAGGGATTTAGATAATCCTTCCTGCCCAGATGCATACGGCTACGACAGGCAGGCATTGTCATCGTCTGGCGACCCACATCCCAGCAGGAGGCCATGAGCCAGCATGACCCACTCAGAAgcatcaggagagagaggagattagGAGAGGCTACACTAGCTGCCTGGCTAGGGCGCCTCTTAGTATTAATTTATAAAAGTGACACACCAGCATCACAGCTCAGGCATTGGAAATCCTCATTACTGTAAAACCTCCATGTCTGTGAATATCATAGTTTTATGGCATTAAGTCAAGCCATTGAAGGACAGCAGAAACAGTTGAATCGTTCAAAGGGCTTGCTGTACCCCAAAATATGGATAGATTTTTTTGCATGACAGAAAGTATAAGGTTTTGTCTTTGTTAAGATTATCTCAAATAATAGCATTGACTTTGTTGATAAGTATTTTTCCACAATAAATAAGTTATTACTGtcatatgtggttgtctcacctagctatcttaagatgaatgcactaactgtaagtcgctctggataagagcgtctgctaaatggctaaaatgtaaatgtaattcattAAAAGGTTATAATGTATTCCCATATTCTAACGTATTTCCCCCACAACATTCTACTGTATCTAAACATGGATCATGTCAGTTCTCACACAGGTCTCCCTGGCAACAATAGACGTTGACACCCGAGGCACATATCTCCTCACAGGTACGAGTCACTGTGTCCGCTGTGAAGGAAAATAAGGAAGTAGAAAATGTTTGAGCAATTTACAGATGATTATTGCACTCAGTTGATTAACAATACATACATATTATTGATAGAGATTGAAAGACCTGAATGAAAGAAGACAAGTGGAATATTTACCAGTCACCACAGTTCTGCAGTACATGCTCGATGGTGGACATTCTGTCTCTTGCTTGCAGTCAGCATCAGCCTCATCACAGGTGTAGCACCTGAGTGTGAGCACTGTGGAGAAATTGACATTTAGAGCAGAAGTGATGATAGGATTCTtaaagtgtggatcatcattagcttatgaaataaattaattggTTATGAGAAAGTTAGTTGTAAGTCTATGAAGAGGAGGGTGAGTATTTTCATTCCTTTACTAAGTTACTGAAGATCCTTCACTGACAAACATAGTTCAACAACATAATGCAACATAGGCTACATATCAATCATTTTGCCCTGGACCTgaaatatatatctttttttaaagCACACCTCAACCAAAACTTGCACCTATCATTGCAGTGATTTCAAAGAAACGTATTTATAAACCAGTCTATATTTATTAAGTTTGCTCACCTTGAGTGCTACagagcagcaccagcagcacggTTGTAAGTAGCAGGGTCCTCATGTTGTCCAGTAGTGTAAAGGAGCAATGTACAGCTACAGCTTTTATACTGGTACACCTTGTACTGTACTGAGAACTCACTTAAACAGGCTGGTTTATTTCCTTGTGCATCACAGTGCACTTCCCCTTCTTTTTCTAAGAGAAATTCAAGTAATGCAGcgagacaaggaggaggagcaactACAGTGGAGGGACCTTTATTTGACAATCAACAATAATCTCAAAGATGATCTGATGATGTTTGATTGACTACTGTAGAGGATGGAAAATGTAGGATCGAACATGACTTAAACATCTATGTCCTGCTAGTTGCCGTCTATTAAAAACAAGCCTAGTCCTGCACTGAAAGCACTTTCAATTAGCATGATTTTTAGTCCAGAAGTGGGCTTGATCTGTGAAATGTGCCCTTGGtgtgcactttttttttttttttttggtatttaATAAGTTTACCTGCTTATAGAAGGTGAAATGGTTTTTCAGTCCTCTCTATGTTCTAAGAATGCAGTCTTGCCAGTGAATCTGGCAGCAGCATCTGGGCATGCAAAGCAGACAATAGAGTGTTATCCCCATTGCTGGGAAATAACCAGGAAATAACCTGGTTAAAGAACCTAACCAGTAGGACTGCATTCTCTCATCATAGTCCAAACAACTAAATTAACCTCACAAGCATAGGCCTATTCatgaatttaaaaaaacattacttTCAGAAGTTTTCATATTGAGATGCAGGGACCAACTAGGACCAGAAATTGGGCATTTCCaacacaccggcccattttttCTCCAGAGGCCCCATTATTAGCCAAATAATGATACTTATGTGCAAAAACACCAACTTAGAAAGGCCCACTGTGCTACAGATGGACCAGctcatctggcatttgccagaactgCCCTATGGCCAGTCTGTCTCTGTAGGAATGTGTGACACAGATGACATACAGCATTTCAACCTATAGTCTACTAAAGAATAAATATGTTTTTCAAAGACTAAATGGAAAAATCTCACACAAGGTTAAGGTTTGCATGGTCTTGTTAACACTAGTAGCTGGTGGGAAGTAAAGTTACCATTGATGAAACCTTCTGGCAACCTTTCACTCCATCTCACATTGCCTTATAGTTGCAGTTGGGTCCTTTTTAGGCAAGGCTGTTAGAACAACTACTACATGTTTACCTATATTTAATTGAAGGGACCCAAATAGCCCTTTGAAACCAAACCACTTTACAGCACAACATGTTGACTTGCTTGGAACTGAGAAGACTGGTTAGTGGTTAACAGTGCCCTCTTCAGGTCAAATATAGTAACGTTGGCATAGTGTGAGCTTGCTCCTCAATAATGCAAACTCTCTTGTTTACAAATCAAGTTTATGTCCTCACCAGGGGAGAACTACTGCCCCCTCTTATTCAAGCCATGGGAGTTCAAGGCCGACCCCGGTACTAcaggcattgttagcagaaaacaggactccccataataataataataataataataataataataatatgccatttagcagacgcttttatccaaagcgacttacagtcatgcgtgcatacatttttgtgtatgggtggtcccggggatcgaacccactaccttggcgttggGGAGGCCGGGCTCGTGGTAACGGCTGGAGCtaagtaaatggaatggtatcaaatacattaaacacatgGTTATGAGCCATCCTCTGCATGGGCGAGAAGCacgtggcagttatctttccaaggaaatgtacttcctaaataggcctatgattaggctatagtttactacattgcctagaaacaggcctaaatattgatcacccatatttctgtctgaaaatcttcccactcctaaaaggtaggctataaaaatagctcaagagaaagtgcaagtctctccaactctgctctcttcaaactacatttagcatattggctgatatagcccagaaATACAATAAGAGTcatgtgagaatctctggtaatttaatcaatttcttaAGTTATTTTTGCGCATTTTATATTACCTATAGGGTGGAAAtttgctgggaccatggctggcaagtgagctgcgtcacatacgcctaaagtcacatacgcctaaaataacattgcgggactGCGGTTGGATTTAGAACAGTTCTTGCGGTAGCGGGTCGGAGTCCAACAGAAAGCCGGCGGGAGCGGGATAAAGAAATTGGTCCCGCGCAGACCCCTACTGTGCACCAACACACTGAACATTGTAATGTTAGAGCTGTTTAATACTGTGTccgtgtgaaaagtagggaattagctagggaaactgacagatcaataacgttacattgccaTACTGACTAATAAAACTGACATTGCACTGAAAAAAACGTCAGAATATCAATATTAAATCGTTTGGCCGATGGTTTAATCAtctgattcaggtctagtgtgattgagaCAAAAATAATAGTTCAtgttagccaacttttggccagctctctctcGAATGGTAAATCAATTGGCGAAAGCTAGCAAAGTTAATTTACTTctgaaacgggacaaaacaaaggctacaaaacatgtccatacaaacaacagctgttagatatcGATATGAGGCGTCTATTATTACTATCTGACAGATAACTAGAGGCTAGAGAtgacctggctgtggtagctactcacTAGCGTAGTTTATTCATTCCCTCAGTCGAGAGctgatgaaacattagctaacgttacatgtcagttacaatactagctcagcactgcgaataaacactagtttcgtttttttctgttaagttaaacagcagttaccttgccagctacatcagtcaactaaaCAGTAGCCACTTTCTGCTCAGTTTGCTTTAACAACTCGGTGAAAGAgcgcaacacatacacactgaactatCCCGTACTGGTCCACTCTagccagccttccagaagctttgccTGTCAGCAGGCTCTGTTGTGTCCGCGTGGTCCTAAATCCAGCTGGTtgaaaacactccaaacagcctacccgaccgctcggaggcatccgcatggtcctaaagcacaccaaaGCCGCTTTTTGTATCACATTGCAATGATGAAACAGGTTGGGACAAAAATGCCATTTCATGACCCCTCCGTCCCCAGTGAATGTTTCGCCCCTGATTATCTGCCTCAAAAATAAGCTATTGCAACAGTGACCAGGCAGCCAATAGGCAAATTGGATCTGTGATATACTATATTGTAACTTCTATTCATGTGGCCATCATAGAGAGGTGCAGTCATCTTAGAATAAA encodes:
- the LOC121567021 gene encoding short neurotoxin 7, yielding MRTLLLTTVLLVLLCSTQVLTLRCYTCDEADADCKQETECPPSSMYCRTVVTADTVTRTCEEICASGVNVYCCQGDLCEN